Proteins from one bacterium genomic window:
- a CDS encoding ABC transporter permease gives MAVRRFWRNGNARTGFFLIAVFTLIAIFAPKIAPVGIDDENLAMRLHPPTAQNWFGTDELGRDVLSRVLYGARISMTVGLVAVAGALGTGALLGISAGYLGGRVDNIVMRIMDIMLAFPSVILAIGIVAMRGPGLNNTILAVSIVNIPVYARVARASTLSIKEHEYVTAARAMGARSWRVLMRAVLPNAASPLVVQATLGVAGAILDAAALGFLGLGAQPPTPEWGVMLSDSYKYLLTAFWAALAPGAAIALMVLSFNLTGDGLHDALDPRLSGSF, from the coding sequence ATGGCCGTGCGGCGGTTCTGGCGGAACGGAAATGCCCGCACAGGCTTTTTTCTGATTGCGGTGTTCACTCTGATTGCGATCTTCGCCCCGAAGATCGCCCCCGTCGGGATCGACGATGAGAACCTCGCCATGCGGCTTCATCCGCCAACGGCCCAAAATTGGTTCGGCACCGATGAGCTCGGACGCGACGTCCTGAGCCGCGTGCTCTACGGAGCCCGCATTTCCATGACGGTCGGCTTGGTCGCAGTGGCAGGCGCGTTGGGCACCGGGGCGCTTTTGGGGATCAGCGCAGGGTACCTTGGGGGACGCGTGGACAATATCGTCATGCGGATCATGGACATCATGCTCGCGTTCCCATCCGTGATTCTGGCTATCGGGATCGTCGCGATGCGCGGCCCCGGCCTCAACAACACCATCCTGGCCGTCAGTATCGTCAATATCCCCGTGTATGCGCGCGTCGCGCGGGCGTCCACCCTTTCAATCAAAGAGCACGAGTATGTGACCGCCGCTCGGGCGATGGGCGCGCGAAGCTGGCGCGTGTTGATGAGAGCGGTTCTGCCAAACGCCGCCTCTCCGCTGGTCGTTCAGGCGACCCTTGGCGTCGCGGGCGCGATCCTCGACGCGGCCGCGCTGGGCTTCCTCGGATTGGGTGCCCAACCGCCGACGCCCGAGTGGGGCGTGATGCTCTCTGACAGCTACAAGTACCTCTTGACCGCGTTCTGGGCCGCCCTCGCTCCGGGTGCCGCGATCGCCCTCATGGTGCTCAGCTTTAACCTCACCGGAGACGGCCTCCACGACGCACTGGATCCCCGCCTCTCGGGATCCTTCTAA